Proteins from a single region of Methanotorris igneus Kol 5:
- the vhuU gene encoding F420-non-reducing hydrogenase selenoprotein subunit VhuU: MVDEKKLNLIEMVLRAYDPUYSCAAHIIVKDEKGNVILEIVKEE; the protein is encoded by the coding sequence GTGGTAGATGAGAAAAAATTAAACTTAATAGAGATGGTTTTAAGAGCATACGACCCTTGATACTCATGCGCAGCTCATATAATAGTTAAGGATGAAAAAGGAAACGTAATTTTAGAGATCGTTAAAGAAGAATAA
- the vhuB gene encoding F420-non-reducing hydrogenase associated-polyferredoxin VhuB, whose product MGVLRLGGIEIQQEACLLCNACKEACPTKAIEIAPFITCKICKSCVEACPTGALSDKDGRITYNPTKCLKCGACAKACPTGIKKVDDEFPYSKGHCVLCEKCVDVCPIEIISIPGKVEKPKKEIVIPQEPIAVTDDCVACGVCVDVCPVNAIEIKDNKAVVDESKCIYCGICAQTCPWNAIFVAGKLPNKRKKTIKTFTLDTEKCIGCAKCVDICPGNMIKFDAENLIVKLPKACPACGLCEGVCPVNAITLEVEYEPPKPAYDEGLVWVEENCNYCGSCAMKCPTSAIRVINKRGMELPTKRKTEEKEKFRMCVRCGACTVACPTGALKLGKITIEGKEYNRIEFSPSLCSECGICVDVCPYNVLELTGDDEMPLKGFCVMCLKCVEACKKIKRNALVVK is encoded by the coding sequence ATGGGGGTTTTACGCTTGGGCGGTATAGAGATTCAGCAGGAAGCATGTCTTTTGTGTAATGCATGTAAAGAAGCATGCCCCACAAAGGCTATTGAAATAGCACCATTTATTACTTGCAAGATTTGCAAGTCATGTGTAGAGGCCTGTCCAACTGGAGCATTGTCCGACAAGGATGGTAGAATAACATACAACCCAACAAAATGTCTTAAATGTGGAGCATGTGCAAAGGCATGTCCAACAGGAATTAAAAAGGTTGATGATGAATTCCCATACTCAAAAGGACACTGTGTATTATGTGAGAAATGTGTTGATGTCTGTCCAATAGAAATCATCTCAATTCCAGGAAAAGTTGAGAAACCAAAGAAAGAAATTGTCATTCCACAAGAACCAATTGCAGTCACTGACGACTGCGTTGCATGTGGTGTCTGTGTAGATGTCTGTCCAGTAAATGCAATAGAAATTAAAGATAACAAAGCAGTTGTTGATGAAAGCAAGTGTATTTACTGTGGAATCTGTGCTCAAACATGTCCATGGAACGCAATATTTGTCGCTGGAAAATTACCAAACAAAAGAAAGAAAACCATCAAAACATTCACACTTGATACAGAAAAATGTATTGGATGTGCAAAGTGTGTTGATATTTGTCCAGGAAACATGATAAAGTTTGATGCAGAGAACCTAATTGTAAAACTTCCAAAAGCATGTCCAGCATGTGGTTTGTGTGAAGGAGTCTGTCCAGTAAATGCAATAACCTTAGAAGTTGAGTATGAGCCACCAAAACCAGCATACGATGAAGGGCTTGTGTGGGTTGAGGAAAACTGTAACTACTGCGGTTCATGTGCAATGAAGTGTCCAACAAGTGCTATAAGGGTAATTAACAAGAGAGGAATGGAACTTCCAACAAAGAGGAAAACAGAAGAGAAAGAGAAATTCAGAATGTGTGTAAGATGCGGAGCATGTACAGTGGCATGTCCAACAGGAGCGTTGAAGTTAGGTAAAATAACCATAGAAGGAAAAGAATACAACAGAATTGAATTCAGCCCTTCATTATGTAGTGAATGTGGAATTTGTGTTGATGTTTGTCCATACAACGTATTAGAATTAACTGGCGACGATGAGATGCCACTAAAAGGGTTCTGTGTAATGTGCTTGAAGTGTGTTGAAGCATGTAAGAAGATTAAGAGAAATGCACTTGTTGTTAAATAA
- a CDS encoding formylmethanofuran dehydrogenase subunit B, translated as MVEVVKNVVCPFCGTLCDDLEILVEDGHIVGTRHACRIGNAKFMHFEGAVRYTEPLMRENKKDEFKKVDYETAIEETARLLVEAKLPLIYGFSATECHAHQYAVKLAEKVSAIIDNTASVUHGPSILGLQDVGYPVCTCGEVKNRADVIIYWASNPMHAHPRHMSRYGVFPRGFFRERGRKDRTLIVVDPRKTDTAKLADIHLQVEQHKDYELISAMRAALKGFELQVDEVAGIPVELIYEAVDICKNAQFGQLFFGMGVTMTKGKHRNIDNAIQLIIDLNAYTKFGLMPMRGHYNVNGFNQVLTWVTGYPFGVDFSRGYPRFNPGETCANDVLQRGETDMMLNIASDPGAHFPQKAVQHMARIPLVCIDPHETPTTHLANIIIPPAIAGVEVEGTAYRMDGVPIELKKVVEPPEGLLPDREILKMLIKKVDEMK; from the coding sequence ATGGTAGAAGTCGTTAAGAATGTCGTGTGTCCATTTTGTGGGACACTCTGTGATGACTTAGAAATCCTCGTTGAAGATGGACACATTGTAGGAACAAGACATGCATGCAGAATTGGAAACGCAAAATTTATGCACTTTGAAGGTGCAGTGAGATACACAGAGCCATTAATGAGAGAAAATAAAAAAGATGAATTCAAAAAAGTTGACTACGAAACTGCAATTGAAGAAACCGCAAGGTTGTTGGTTGAAGCAAAATTGCCTTTAATTTATGGATTCTCTGCTACAGAATGTCATGCACACCAATATGCGGTAAAATTGGCTGAGAAAGTTAGTGCAATTATTGACAACACTGCGAGTGTTTGACACGGGCCTTCAATTCTTGGATTGCAGGACGTAGGATACCCGGTTTGTACCTGTGGAGAAGTCAAAAACAGAGCTGATGTAATTATCTACTGGGCTTCAAACCCAATGCACGCACACCCAAGACATATGAGTAGATACGGAGTATTCCCAAGAGGGTTTTTCAGAGAGAGAGGAAGAAAAGACAGAACATTAATTGTCGTTGACCCAAGAAAGACAGATACTGCAAAATTAGCAGATATTCACTTGCAAGTTGAACAGCATAAGGACTACGAGTTAATCAGTGCAATGAGGGCAGCATTGAAAGGGTTTGAGTTGCAAGTTGATGAAGTCGCAGGAATTCCAGTAGAGTTGATTTATGAGGCAGTTGATATTTGTAAGAATGCTCAATTTGGACAGCTTTTCTTTGGTATGGGAGTCACAATGACAAAAGGAAAACACAGAAATATCGACAATGCTATCCAATTGATTATTGACCTAAATGCCTACACAAAATTCGGATTAATGCCAATGAGAGGGCACTACAACGTAAATGGGTTCAACCAAGTATTAACTTGGGTAACAGGTTATCCATTTGGTGTTGACTTCTCAAGAGGTTACCCAAGATTCAACCCAGGAGAAACATGTGCAAACGATGTCTTGCAAAGAGGAGAAACTGACATGATGCTCAACATCGCTTCAGACCCAGGAGCACACTTCCCACAAAAGGCAGTCCAACACATGGCAAGAATCCCATTGGTCTGTATTGACCCACACGAAACACCAACAACACATTTGGCAAACATCATCATACCTCCAGCAATTGCTGGAGTTGAAGTTGAAGGAACTGCCTATAGAATGGACGGAGTCCCAATTGAGTTAAAAAAAGTTGTTGAACCACCAGAAGGTCTCTTACCAGACAGAGAAATCTTAAAAATGTTAATTAAGAAGGTTGACGAAATGAAATAA
- a CDS encoding HisA/HisF family protein → MEIIPVLDIMRGLAVHGKSGKREEYKPLKSVLCNSSNPIEIAEKYKENGAETVYIADLDAIMEKGNNFEIIREIDMNKIVDAGVRDKDDLQNVLKICDKAIIGTETLRDLNLLKEKDIILSLDFKDGKLLNYDLDMILSYVDEKTPLIILDISSVGTQRGINVELIKDVINKVNNPIYIGGGIRDEEDVKIAYNLGVNGILIATAIHKGILNLRELIEKYGN, encoded by the coding sequence ATGGAAATAATTCCTGTTTTAGATATTATGAGAGGTTTAGCAGTCCATGGAAAAAGTGGAAAAAGAGAGGAATACAAACCCCTAAAATCCGTTTTATGTAACTCTTCCAATCCAATAGAAATAGCAGAAAAATATAAAGAAAATGGAGCAGAAACCGTATATATTGCTGATTTAGATGCTATAATGGAAAAAGGAAATAACTTTGAGATAATTAGAGAAATAGACATGAACAAAATCGTAGATGCGGGAGTTAGGGATAAAGATGATTTACAAAATGTTTTAAAAATTTGCGATAAGGCAATTATTGGAACAGAAACATTAAGAGATTTGAATTTATTAAAAGAAAAGGATATTATTTTAAGTTTAGATTTTAAAGATGGAAAATTGCTAAACTATGATTTAGATATGATTTTGAGTTATGTTGATGAAAAAACACCGCTAATAATATTAGATATCTCTTCAGTTGGAACCCAAAGGGGAATAAATGTTGAATTGATAAAAGATGTTATAAACAAAGTAAATAACCCAATCTATATTGGTGGTGGGATTAGAGATGAAGAAGATGTAAAAATTGCTTATAATTTAGGAGTTAATGGGATTTTAATAGCCACTGCCATCCATAAAGGTATTTTAAATTTGAGGGAGTTAATTGAAAAGTATGGCAATTAA
- the comE gene encoding sulfopyruvate decarboxylase subunit beta: MSSMRRIDIIRILMKHVKDELVISNIGFPSKELYHVKDRDRNFYMLGSMGLASSIGLGLALSTNEKVVVIDGDGSVLMNMGSLSTIGYMKPNNLILVIVDNSAYGSTGNQPTHTTNTDLEKVAKACGIDAVTVETEEELEEVFKKALKENKLKVIIAKAIPYNEKVKDIDIPPVVIKYRFMKSFIKN; the protein is encoded by the coding sequence ATGAGTTCAATGAGAAGGATTGATATTATAAGAATATTGATGAAGCATGTAAAGGATGAGTTAGTTATAAGCAATATAGGATTTCCAAGCAAGGAGTTGTATCATGTTAAAGATAGAGATAGAAATTTCTACATGCTCGGCTCAATGGGATTGGCTTCATCAATTGGTTTGGGATTGGCTTTATCCACAAATGAGAAGGTTGTTGTAATTGATGGAGATGGTTCAGTTTTGATGAACATGGGTTCTTTATCCACAATTGGCTATATGAAACCAAATAATTTAATTCTCGTTATTGTTGATAATAGTGCTTATGGTTCAACTGGAAATCAACCAACGCACACAACAAACACGGATTTGGAAAAGGTTGCTAAGGCATGTGGTATTGATGCTGTGACTGTAGAAACTGAGGAGGAATTGGAGGAGGTTTTTAAAAAAGCATTAAAGGAGAATAAATTAAAGGTTATCATTGCAAAGGCAATTCCATATAATGAGAAGGTTAAGGACATTGACATTCCACCAGTGGTTATAAAGTATAGGTTTATGAAGAGTTTTATTAAAAACTAA
- the truA gene encoding tRNA pseudouridine(38-40) synthase TruA, with product MYILKVAYDGRYSFQSQPHRNTVVDVLMDALKECGYLKEEKVIFSGGRTDKGVSALGNFVVVELNKEPILSFIYSKLRGKGIWVLGYREIDEIPKVEFRHYRYILPDEGYNIELMREASKKLIGTHSFHNLSKKDRSKERSPIRTIYDIKIDANEYFITIDVIGESFLWNMVRKIVTALSYVGSEKKPVDWIDKLLDTHYKEGVPPAPAEGLILIEAKVNVEYIYDNYVLRRFREEWEEEYGKSIMKLGICKSMLNFLNKPKNSK from the coding sequence ATGTATATACTAAAAGTCGCTTATGATGGAAGATATTCCTTCCAATCTCAACCACACAGAAACACTGTTGTTGATGTTTTAATGGATGCCTTAAAAGAATGTGGTTATTTAAAGGAAGAGAAGGTCATATTCAGTGGGGGAAGGACAGATAAGGGTGTCTCTGCCTTAGGAAATTTTGTTGTTGTTGAGTTAAACAAAGAGCCGATTTTATCATTCATATATTCAAAATTGAGAGGGAAAGGCATTTGGGTTTTGGGATATAGGGAGATAGATGAGATTCCAAAGGTAGAGTTTAGGCATTATAGGTATATTTTGCCAGATGAGGGCTATAATATTGAATTAATGAGAGAGGCATCCAAAAAATTGATAGGAACACATTCCTTCCACAATTTATCAAAAAAAGATAGGAGTAAAGAAAGAAGTCCAATAAGAACAATTTATGATATCAAAATAGATGCAAATGAGTACTTCATAACTATTGACGTTATCGGAGAGAGTTTTTTATGGAATATGGTTAGGAAAATAGTCACTGCCTTATCCTATGTGGGAAGTGAAAAAAAGCCAGTTGATTGGATTGATAAACTTTTAGATACACATTATAAGGAAGGCGTTCCTCCAGCACCAGCAGAGGGACTTATTTTAATAGAGGCAAAGGTTAATGTTGAATATATATACGATAATTATGTTTTGAGGAGGTTTAGAGAAGAATGGGAAGAGGAATATGGAAAGAGTATAATGAAATTGGGTATTTGTAAGAGTATGTTAAATTTTTTAAATAAACCCAAAAATTCTAAATAA
- a CDS encoding MarC family protein — protein sequence MDYQFALLALTSLFAIINPVGLVPVFMAITAQYTHEERLRIIKKTTIATLIILISFALLGKYILLFFGISIQAFRIAGGILLFTISMDMLHGKISRVRHSKTEQEIASELEDIAIIPLAMPLLAGPGAITSVIVLMTKASSYDDKLAVILAILTCVLSTYAILKSAEKIEDKLSPIGIKIMTRMMGLMLAAISVQMILDGIKDVFF from the coding sequence ATGGACTATCAATTTGCATTATTGGCACTCACGTCCCTATTTGCAATAATTAATCCAGTTGGATTAGTTCCAGTATTTATGGCTATAACAGCCCAATATACGCATGAAGAAAGATTGAGGATTATAAAGAAAACCACCATAGCAACACTCATAATACTTATTTCTTTTGCATTGTTGGGGAAATATATTTTGTTGTTTTTTGGAATATCTATCCAAGCATTTAGAATAGCCGGGGGGATATTACTATTTACCATCTCAATGGACATGCTTCATGGGAAAATTTCAAGGGTTAGACATTCAAAAACAGAACAAGAAATTGCATCAGAATTAGAGGATATAGCAATCATTCCACTTGCAATGCCACTATTGGCAGGGCCAGGAGCTATAACATCAGTTATTGTCTTAATGACAAAGGCAAGTAGTTATGATGATAAATTGGCAGTTATCTTAGCAATATTAACATGTGTCCTCTCAACTTACGCAATTTTAAAATCAGCAGAAAAAATAGAAGATAAACTTAGCCCAATAGGAATCAAAATAATGACAAGAATGATGGGGTTAATGTTGGCAGCCATATCAGTCCAAATGATATTAGATGGTATTAAGGATGTGTTCTTTTAA
- a CDS encoding mechanosensitive ion channel family protein: MEILNAVYFGNPLKNYLLCILSILFGIFLGRVLHYVIKNYIKAMVSRTKTKLDDIFLYAIDEPLVILAVISGIWIGFSFLELPENISILINEGVVVAVTLCVILFLIKFVDDFILEYVVPLTEKTESKLDDQLIPPLRKFLKILIVVFGFVVILDNLGYDVTTLLAGLGIGGLAVALASKDTLENLIAGILIIVDKPFTIGDWIKVSDYEGIVEEIGIRSTRIRTFGDSLITIPNASLSTNVIENFSAMRKRRVLTTIGITYDTPADKIKKAEEILKDILKNHPAVVEPIRIHFVEYGDWSLNLRVEYFIKNLGFDYYLNALNEINLKIKEEFEKEGIEMAFPTQTVYLRRDN; this comes from the coding sequence ATGGAAATACTAAATGCTGTTTATTTTGGAAATCCTCTAAAAAATTACCTTTTATGCATTTTAAGTATTTTATTTGGGATATTTCTTGGTAGAGTATTGCATTACGTAATTAAAAACTACATAAAAGCAATGGTTAGTAGAACCAAAACAAAGTTGGATGATATATTCTTGTATGCCATAGATGAACCATTGGTAATCTTGGCGGTGATATCTGGGATTTGGATAGGGTTTAGTTTTTTAGAACTTCCTGAAAACATTTCAATCCTCATAAATGAGGGGGTTGTTGTAGCGGTTACGCTTTGTGTAATATTGTTTTTAATTAAGTTTGTTGACGATTTCATTCTTGAGTATGTTGTTCCATTAACAGAAAAAACAGAGAGCAAACTTGATGACCAGTTAATTCCCCCACTCAGGAAATTTTTGAAGATATTGATTGTAGTGTTTGGATTTGTAGTTATCTTGGATAATTTGGGGTATGATGTTACAACACTGTTGGCTGGTTTAGGTATTGGTGGTTTGGCCGTGGCATTGGCATCAAAGGATACTTTAGAGAACTTAATTGCTGGAATTTTGATTATTGTTGATAAGCCATTCACAATTGGAGATTGGATTAAGGTTTCTGACTATGAGGGAATTGTAGAGGAAATAGGGATTAGAAGCACGAGGATAAGAACTTTTGGAGACTCTTTAATCACCATCCCAAATGCCTCACTCTCAACAAATGTTATAGAGAACTTTTCAGCAATGAGGAAGAGGAGAGTTTTGACTACTATAGGTATAACTTACGATACTCCAGCAGATAAAATTAAAAAAGCAGAAGAAATTTTAAAGGATATTTTAAAAAATCACCCTGCAGTTGTTGAACCAATAAGAATACATTTTGTTGAATATGGTGATTGGAGTTTAAATTTGAGAGTTGAGTATTTTATAAAAAATTTAGGGTTTGATTACTATTTAAATGCCTTAAATGAAATAAATCTTAAAATAAAAGAAGAATTTGAAAAAGAAGGTATTGAAATGGCATTCCCAACGCAGACGGTTTATTTAAGGAGGGATAACTAA
- a CDS encoding tyrosine--tRNA ligase, with product MIDDILKNTLEVVSVEELKEVMEKKDKRAYIGFEPSGKIHLGHYLQIRKMIDLQNAGFDVVILLADLHAYLNQKGTMEEIKELAEYNKRCFEAMGVKAEYVYGSEFQLDKEYTLDVYKLALKTTLKRARRSMEVIAREDENPKVAEVIYPIMQVNDIKHLNVDVAVGGMEQRKIHMLARELLPSLGYKAPVCIHNPVLTGLDGEGKMSSSKGNFIAVDDEPDVIKSKIKKAYCPAKVVEGNPIMEIAKYFLEYPLTIKRPEKYGGDLVVNSYEELEKIFTEGKLHPMDLKNAVAEELIEMLSPIREKLQ from the coding sequence ATGATTGATGATATATTAAAAAATACTTTGGAAGTAGTATCTGTTGAAGAATTAAAGGAAGTTATGGAGAAGAAAGATAAGAGGGCATACATTGGATTTGAACCAAGTGGAAAGATACATTTAGGACATTACTTGCAAATAAGAAAGATGATTGACTTGCAGAATGCGGGATTTGATGTTGTTATATTGCTTGCTGATTTACATGCTTACTTAAATCAGAAAGGAACTATGGAAGAAATTAAAGAATTAGCGGAATACAACAAGAGATGTTTTGAAGCAATGGGGGTTAAGGCAGAGTATGTTTATGGGAGTGAGTTTCAGTTGGATAAAGAATACACCTTAGATGTTTATAAACTTGCTTTAAAAACCACATTAAAAAGAGCAAGAAGAAGTATGGAAGTTATAGCAAGAGAAGATGAGAATCCAAAGGTTGCAGAGGTTATTTACCCAATTATGCAAGTTAATGACATAAAGCATCTCAATGTTGATGTTGCTGTTGGTGGAATGGAGCAGAGGAAGATACACATGCTCGCAAGAGAACTCTTGCCAAGTTTGGGCTATAAAGCACCTGTTTGCATACACAACCCAGTGTTAACTGGTTTGGATGGAGAAGGAAAGATGAGCTCATCAAAGGGGAACTTTATAGCTGTTGATGATGAACCAGATGTTATTAAAAGTAAGATAAAAAAGGCTTATTGTCCAGCAAAAGTTGTTGAGGGCAATCCAATCATGGAGATAGCAAAATACTTCCTTGAATATCCTTTAACAATAAAGAGACCAGAGAAGTATGGCGGGGACTTGGTGGTTAATAGTTATGAGGAATTAGAAAAAATATTTACTGAAGGAAAATTGCACCCAATGGACTTAAAAAATGCTGTTGCAGAGGAATTAATTGAAATGTTATCGCCAATTAGAGAAAAATTACAATAA